ATGAATTCACGAGGCGCTACCTAAATAGCTTTCGGGGAGAACCAGCTATCTCCCGGTTTGATTGGCCTTTCACCCCCAGCCACAAGTCATCCGCTAATTTTTCAACATTAGTCGGTTCGGTCCTCCAGTTAGTGTTACCCAACCTTCAACCTGCCCATGGCTAGATCACCGGGTTTCGGGTCTATACCCTGCAACTTAACGCCCAGTTAAGACTCGGTTTCCCTTCGGCTCCCCTATTCGGTTAACCTTGCTACAGAATATAAGTCGCTGACCCATTATACAAAAGGTACGCAGTCACACGCCGAAGCGTGCTCCCACTGCTTGTACGTACACGGTTTCAGGTTCTTTTTCACTCCCCTCACCGGGGTTCTTTTCGCCTTTCCCTCACGGTACTGGTTCACTATCGGTCAGTCAGGAGTATTTAGCCTTGGAGGATGGTCCCCCCATATTCAGACAGGATACCACGTGTCCCGCCCTACTCATCGAGCTCACAGCATGTGCATTTTTGTGTACGGGGCTGTCACCCTGTATCGCGCGCCTTTCCAGACGCTTCCACTAACACACACACTGATTCAGGCTCTGGGCTCCTCCCCGTTCGCTCGCCGCTACTGGGGGAATCTCGGTTGATTTCTTTTCCTCGGGGTACTTAGATGTTTCAGTTCCCCCGGTTCGCCTCATTAACCTATGGATTCAGTTAATGATAGTGTGACGAATCACACTGGGTTTCCCCATTCGGAAATCGCCGGTTATAACGGTTCATATCACCTTACCGACGCTTATCGCAGATTAGCACGTCCTTCATCGCCTCTGACTGCCAGGGCATCCACCGTGTACGCTTAGTCGCTTAACCTCACAACCCGAAGATGTTTCACTTCTGATTGCGAAAATTTGAGAGACTCACGAACAACTTTCGTTGTTCAGTGTTTCAATTTTCAGCTTGATCCAGATTTTTAAAGAGCAAAACTTCGCAGTGAACCTTTGCAGGTACACTCTGAAGTATTTTTTATTTAATCACTACAGAGATGGTGGAGCTATGCGGGATCGAACCGCAGACCTCCTGCGTGCAAAGCAGGCGCTCTCCCAGCTGAGCTATAGCCCCATAACATGTAGTTAAAACCTCTTCAAATTTGCGGTGCAAATTTGGTAGGCCTGAGTGGACTTGAACCACCGACCTCACCCTTATCAGGGGTGCGCTCTAACCACCTGAGCTACAAGCCTGTAGAGGTTTTACTGCTCATTTTCATCAGACAATCTGTGTGAGCACTGCAAAGAACGGTTCTTTAAGGTAAGGAGGTGATCCAACCGCAGGTTCCCCTACGGTTACCTTGTTACGACTTCACCCCAGTCATGAATCACAAAGTGGTAAGCGCCCTCCCGAAGGTTAAGCTACCTACTTCTTTTGCAACCCACTCCCATGGTGTGACGGGCGGTGTGTACAAGGCCCGGGAACGTATTCACCGTGGCATTCTGATCCACGATTACTAGCGATTCCGACTTCATGGAGTCGAGTTGCAGACTCCAATCCGGACTACGACGCACTTTATGAGGTCCGCTTGCTCTCGCGAGGTCGCTTCTCTTTGTATGCGCCATTGTAGCACGTGTGTAGCCCTGGTCGTAAGGGCCATGATGACTTGACGTCATCCCCACCTTCCTCCAGTTTATCACTGGCAGTCTCCTTTGAGTTCCCGGCCGGACCGCTGGCAACAAAGGATAAGGGTTGCGCTCGTTGCGGGACTTAACCCAACATTTCACAACACGAGCTGACGACAGCCATGCAGCACCTGTCTCACGGTTCCCGAAGGCACATTCTCATCTCTGAAAACTTCCGTGGATGTCAAGACCAGGTAAGGTTCTTCGCGTTGCATCGAATTAAACCACATGCTCCACCGCTTGTGCGGGCCCCCGTCAATTCATTTGAGTTTTAACCTTGCGGCCGTACTCCCCAGGCGGTCGACTTAACGCGTTAGCTCCGGAAGCCACGCCTCAAGGGCACAACCTCCAAGTCGACATCGTTTACGGCGTGGACTACCAGGGTATCTAATCCTGTTTGCTCCCCACGCTTTCGCACCTGAGCGTCAGTCTTCGTCCAGGGGGCCGCCTTCGCCACCGGTATTCCTCCAGATCTCTACGCATTTCACCGCTACACCTGGAATTCTACCCCCCTCTACGAGACTCAAGCTTGCCAGTATCAGATGCAGTTCCCAGGTTGAGCCCGGGGATTTCACATCTGACTTAACAAACCGCCTGCGTGCGCTTTACGCCCAGTAATTCCGATTAACGCTTGCACCCTCCGTATTACCGCGGCTGCTGGCACGGAGTTAGCCGGTGCTTCTTCTGCGGGTAACGTCAATGAGCAAAGGTATTAACTTTACTCCCTTCCTCCCCGCTGAAAGTACTTTACAACCCGAAGGCCTTCTTCATACACGCGGCATGGCTGCATCAGGCTTGCGCCCATTGTGCAATATTCCCCACTGCTGCCTCCCGTAGGAGTCTGGACCGTGTCTCAGTTCCAGTGTGGCTGGTCATCCTCTCAGACCAGCTAGGGATCGTCGCCTAGGTGAGCCGTTACCCCACCTACTAGCTAATCCCATCTGGGCACATCCGATGGCAAGAGGCCCGAAGGTCCCCCTCTTTGGTCTTGCGACATTATGCGGTATTAGCTACCGTTTCCAGTAGTTATCCCCCTCCATCAGGCAGTTTCCCAGACATTACTCACCCGTCCGCCACTCGTCAGCGAATCAGCAAGCTGATTCCTGTTACCGTTCGACTTGCATGTGTTAGGCCTGCCGCCAGCGTTCAATCTGAGCCATGATCAAACTCTTCAATTTAAAAGTTTGATGCTCAAAGAATTAAACTTCGTAATGAATTACGTGTTCACTCTTGAGACTTGGTATTCATTTTTCGTCTTGCGACGTTAAGAATCCGTATCTTCGAGTGCCCACACAGATTGTCTGATAAATTGTTAAAGAGCAGTGCCGCTTCGCTTTTTCTCAGCGGCGCGGGGTGTGCATAATACGCTTTCCCGCTTCAGAGTCAAGCATTTTTTTTGCTTTTCTCTGTCGAGATTCTCAGGAGAATCTCGCTGACCCGGCGGCGTGTTTGCCGTTGTTCCGTGTCAGTGGTGGCGCATTATAGGGAGTTATTCCGGCCTGACAAGAGGAAATTTAAAATAATTTTCCGACCGCGCATTTTTTACTCTTTATGCTTATTTCAGCGTCGGTTTGTCGGTTAAATGGGCGATTTCTCGGGCGAAATTCGCCACCTGCTGCCAATCGGTATAGACAACTTCTTTGCGCGTATCCGTTTCACCGCCTGACATCTTCATAATCAGCTTGATCATAAAGCGGTCGTACCAGCGGTAACGTGGATAACGTAGCGCCCCGGCAATGACGGCACAGCGATCGGGACGCCATTGTGAACTCATCAGAAACTTCCGCGCGTAGCTGTTGGTCTGTGGAGTACGCTTCTCCGGTTTACGCGCCACCAGGTTTACGGAGTAAAAGGCGCTCGGCATCGAATTCAGCCGCGTCGCATGCTTTTTGACAAATTCCTGGAACGCAGAGTGGTAGTGACCATAGCGAATAGAAGCACCAATGACCACGCGATCGTAGTTTTCCCACTGGGGTTCTTCAATGCGATGCACATTGGCGACATCCGCCTGGATCCCCAGTTCTTTCAGTTCCGAAGCCAGGTAGGCGGCAATCTCGCGCGTTTGTCCGTCCCTTGTTGAGAAAAGAATTAATGTTTTCACGTATTACTCCATCATTCACGCCAGAAAGTCGGGGTAAAGAGCACCAGCAATGTAAAGACCTCGAGACGACCAAACAGCATGTTGGCAATCAGGATCCATTTAGCCACCGGGTTCATACTGGTAAAGTTATCAGCAACCACGCCAAGCCCTGGCCCCAGGTTATTCAATGTCGCAACAACCGAGGCAAAGGCAGAAAAGTCATCCACGCCAGTGGCGATAATCGCCAGCATACTGACGATAAACACCAGGGCATAGGCGGAGAAAAATCCCCAAACGGCTTCGAGGATACGTTCCGGCAGTGCGCGATTCCCCAGCTTAATGCTATACACGGCGTTCGGGTGCACCAGTCGTTTCAGCTCACGGTTCCCCTGCTTAAACAGCAGCAGAATGCGGATCACTTTCAGGCCACCGCCCGTAGACCCGGCGCAACCGCCAATAAATGCTGAACATAAAAGCAGTACCGGCAAAAAGAGCGGCCAGCGGGCAATGCTATCTGTCGTAAATCCGGCGGTCGTCGCCATCGACACCACCTGAAAAAACGCCTGGTTAATTGTCATCAGCGCCGAACTGTAGACATTATGAAACCACAGCACGAGGGTACAAATAACCACCAGCGTAAACTGTACGCCGATAAACATGCGAAATTCCGGATCGCGCCAATAAACCTTCAGACTACGCCCACTTAACAGTGAAAAGTGCAGACCGTAGTTACAGCCGGAGATCAGCAGGAAGATAGCAATGATAGTGTTAATAGTCGGGCTGTCGAAATAACCGATACTGGCATCATGTGTCGAGAAGCCGCCAATAGCGATAGTCGCAAAGCTATGGCCGATGGCATCAAAGGCATCCATTCCGGCAAACCACAACGCCAGCGCACAGGCGACGGTCAGCAAGACATAAATCAACCACAGGGTTTTCGCCGTTTCCGCAATTCGCGGGCGCATTTTGTTATCTTTCAGTGGGCCGGGCATTTCCGCGCGATAGAGCTGCATCCCACCCACGCCGAGGATAGGCAGTATAGCAACCGCCAAAACGATGATCCCCATCCCGCCAAACCATTGCAGCATCTGGCGATAAAAGAGGATTGCGTGAGGAAGTGTATCCAGTCCCACCAGCGTAGTGGCCCCCGTGGTAGTCAGGCCAGAGAAAGATTCAAAAAACGCATCGGTAATCGTGAGGTTCGGGCTTTCCGAGAAGATAAAAGGGAGCGCACCGACGCTACCCAGCACGGTCCAGAACAGCACCACTATCAGAAACCCTTCACGGGATTTCAGTTCGCCCTTCTCTTTGCGGTTCGGCCACCACAGCATAGAGCCAATGGCGAGGGCGACAAAAAAGGTCTGGGTAAAAGCGCGGCCCGCTCCATCCCGGTAGATGAGTGCTACCAGCCCAGGGATAATCATGGTCCCTGAAAATAAGATGACCAGTAGTCCAACAATTCGGGTAATGGCGCGAAAATGCATCTCTGCCGCTTCCTTAGTTCTGCAAAATGAAGTGGGGATTATTCTTCAATCGCTAACAATTGCAATGAACCACGGCTAAAATCCGCCAGTTTTGCGGAAAATTCAGCCACTTTCGCCGCCGGAAGCGCCACCCGCAGCAGAACGAATGCCTGATAATCACTGTTGATAATTTTGCCGCCACACTGCCCCAGCAACGCTTCAATGCCGGTTAACTGACTATATTCACATTGCAAAGTATATTCGGTTAATGGCGTCTTGCGTTGGGTCGTTAGCTGGCGCAGTGCCTGATTCACGCCGCCGCCATACGCTTTCACTAACCCACCGGTGCCCAGCAATATGCCGCCGTAGTAGCGCACCACCACGGCGGTAATTTCCCCGACGCCGCTGCCCATAAGTTGGGCGAGCATCGGTTTACCTGCCGTTCCCGCCGGTTCCCCGTCATCAGAGAAACCCAGTTGTTGAGAATCATCCGGTGCGCCAGCTACCCACGCCACGCAATGGTGGCGGGCATCAGGGTGTTCTGCCCGCACCGATTCAACAAACGCTTTTGCCGCCTCAACGCCATCGGTATGCGCCAACAGCGTAATGAAGCGGCTCTTTTTGATCTCTTCAACGACCGTGACCGGTGCCGCAGGAATTAACCAGCTTTCCATCACGCCAGTTTCAGATCCCGGGTCATGTTTTCCACGTTGTTTTCGTGGATCACCACGTTGTCTTCGATACGAATGCCGCCGAACGGTTTCAGTGCTTCAATTTTCTGCCAGTTGAAGTGTTTGCTGAACTGCCCTTCACGCCACGGTGCCAGAAGCGATTCGATGAAGTAGATACCCGGTTCGATGGTTAACACCATGCCCGGCTGGAGAATACGGGTGCAGCGCAGGTACGGATATTTTGCCGGTGCCGCGAGGTGCGTACCGCTATCATCCTGCATAAAACCGGCTACGTCATGCACCTGCAGGCCCAGCGGATGGCCGATACCGTGCGGCATAAACGGTCCGGTGAGATCGTTTTCGACCATCGCTTCTTCACTCATATCGGTGATGATTTGATGTTTACGCAGCAGTTTGGCGATGCGCTGATGGAACTGGATATGGTAATCCACATAGCTGACGCCTGCTTTCATGGTGGCGATCAGCGCCAGTTGCTCATCATTTACGTCTTTCACCAGCTGTGCGTAGTCGTTGTCGCTTTTTGCCGACCAGGTACGGGTTAGATCAGCCGCATAGCCGTTATATTCGGCCCCGGCATCCAGCAGGAAGCTGCGCATCTCTTCCGGTGCCTGGTGGTCCAGTTTGGTGTAATGCAACACCGCAGCGTGTTCGTTAAGCGCCACAATGTTGCTATAAGGTACGTCGGTATCACGATGACCGGTCGCGGTCAGATAGGCAATGTTGATATCGAACTCGCTCATGCCAGAACGGAACGCTTCTTCTGCCGCGCGATGACCGTTGACCGCCATTTTCTGCGCTTCACGCATACAGGCCAGTTCGTACTCGGTTTTGAAGGAGCGGTAGTAATGCAGGTAGTCGATCACCCCTTTCGGGTTGATATTGCTGGCCTCAATACCCAGTTGCAGCGCACGTTCCGGCACCGGGCCGATATACCCGATATTGCCGCGCGCAGCTGGCAACAGGCTACCAATGCCATCGGCTTTCGGCAGCGCAATTACTTCCACGTCCTCAGTCCAGAAGGAGGTCGGCAGTGGTTCAACGTTGTGCCAGTAATCAACCGGCAGATAAAACCACAGTTTCGGCTTGTTCACGCCATCTACCAGCAACCAGCAGTTTGGCACCTGGGTTACCGGCACCCACGCTTTGAATTGCGGGTTCACTTTAAACGGATAGGGATGATCGTCGAGAAAAACGTTGAACAGTTCGCCGGAGTGAATAAGTAACGCATCCAGTTTGAAGCGCGCCAGCGCATCGCGAGTCCGTTCCTGTAAGGTAGCTATATGATTTTTATAGAGCGAGGCCAGTGATTCCATTTTTTACCCTTCTGTTTTTTGACCTTAAGTCTCCGCATCTTAGCACAACGTTAATACAGAGCGTGATTTCTGCCGAGCGTGATCAGATTGGCATTTTTTTAATCTTTTATTTGCATATTTTTAACACAAAATACACACTTCGTCTCATCTGGTACGACCAGATCACCTTGCGGATTCAGGAGACTGACATGCTTTACAAAGGCGACACCCTGTACCTTGACTGGCTGGAAGATGGCATTGCCGAACTGGTATTTGATGCCCCAGGTTCAGTTAATAAACTCGACACTGCGACCGTCGCCAGCCTCGGCGAGGCCATCGGCGTGCTGGAACAGCAATCAGATTTAAAAGGGCTGCTGCTGCGTTCGAATAAAGCAGCCTTTATCGTCGGTGCTGATATCACCGAATTCTTGTCCCTGTTCCTCGTTCCTGAAGAACAGTTAAGCCAGTGGCTGCATTTTGCCAATAGCGTGTTTAATCGCCTGGAAGATCTGCCGGTGCCGACCATTGCTGCCGTCAACGGCTATGCGCTGGGCGGTGGCTGCGAATGTGTGCTGGCGACCGATTATCGTCTGGCGACGCCAGATCTGCGCATCGGTCTGCCGGAAACCAAACTGGGCATTATGCCGGGCTTTGGCGGTTCTGTACGTATGCCACGTATGCTCGGTGCTGATAGTGCGCTGGAAATCATTGCCGCCGGTAAAGATGTCGGCGCGGATCAGGCGCTGAAAATCGGTCTGGTGGATGGCGTAGTCAAAGCAGAAAAACTGGTTGAAGGCGCGAAGGCGATTTTACGTCAGGCTATTAACGGCGACCTCGACTGGAAAGCGAAACGTCAGCCGAAGCTGGAACCGCTAAAACTGAGCAAGATTGAAGCCACCATGAGCTTCACCATCGCTAAAGGGATGGTCGCGCAAACGGCGGGGAAACATTACCCCGCACCCATCACCGCAGTAAAAACCATTGAAGCGGCTGCCCGTTTTGGTCGTGAAGAAGCATTAAATCTGGAAAACAAAAGTTTTGTCCCGCTGGCGCATACCAACGAAGCCCGCGCACTGGTCGGCATTTTCCTTAACGATCAATATGTAAAAGGTAAAGCGAAGAAACTCACCAAAGATGTTGAAACCCCGAAACAGGCCGCTGTGCTGGGCGCAGGCATTATGGGCGGCGGCATTGCTTACCAGTCTGCGTGGAAAGGCGTGCCGGTTGTCATGAAAGATATCAATGACAAGTCGTTAACCCTCGGTATGACTGAAGCCGCAAAACTGCTGAACAAGCAGCTTGAGCGCGGCAAGATCGACGGTCTGAAACTGGCTGGCGTGATCTCCACGATTCATCCAACGCTCGACTACGCCGGGTTTGATCGCGTGGACGTTGTGGTAGAAGCGGTTGTCGAAAACCCGAAAGTGAAAAAAGCCGTGCTGGCAGAAACCGAGCAGAAAGTACGCCCGGATACCGTGCTGGCTTCCAATACTTCAACCATTCCTATCAGCGAACTGGCCAACGCGCTGGAACGCCCGGAAAACTTCTGCGGGATGCATTTCTTTAACCCAGTGCACCGGATGCCGTTGGTGGAAATTATTCGCGGTGAGAAAAGCTCCGACGAAACCATCGCGAAAGTTGTCGCATGGGCGAGCAAGATGGGTAAAACGCCAATTGTGGTTAATGACTGCCCCGGCTTCTTTGTTAACCGCGTGCTGTTCCCCTATTTCGCCGGTTTCAGCCAGCTGCTGCGCGACGGCGCGGATTTTCGCAAGATCGACAAAGTGATGGAAAAACAGTTTGGCTGGCCGATGGGTCCGGCATACCTGCTGGATGTCGTGGGCATTGATACCGCGCATCACGCCCAGGCAGTGATGGCAGCAGGTTTCCCGCAGCGGATGCAGAAAGATTATCGCGATGCCATCGACGCACTGTTTGATGCCAACCGTTTTGGTCAGAAGAACGGCCTCGGTTTCTGGCGTTATAAAGAAGACAGCAAAGGTAAGCCGAAGAAAGAAGAAGATGCCGCCGTTGACGACCTGCTGGCAGAAGTCAGCCAGCCGAAGCGCGATTTCAGCGAAGAAGAGATTATCGCCCGCATGATGATCCCGATGGTCAACGAAGTGGTGCGTTGTCTGGAGGAAGGCATTATCGCCACTCCGGCAGAAGCCGATATGGCACTGGTCTACGGCCTGGGCTTCCCTCCGTTCCACGGCGGTGCGTTCCGCTGGCTGGACACCCTCGGTAGCGCAAAATATCTCGATATGGCACAGCAATATCAGCACCTCGGCCCGCTGTATGAAGTGCCGGAAGGTCTGCGTAATAAAGCGCGTCATAACGAACCGTACTATCCCCCGGTTGAGCCAGCCCGTCCGGTTGGCGACCTGAAAACGGCTTAAGGAGTCACAATGGAACAGGTTGTCATTGTCGATGCAATTCGTACCCCGATGGGCCGTTCGAAGGGCGGTGCTTTTCGTCACGTGCGTGCGGAAGATCTCTCCGCTCATTTAATGCGTAGCCTGCTGGCGCGTAACCCGGCGCTGGAAGCAGCGGCCCTCGATGATATTTACTGGGGTTGTGTGCAGCAGACGCTAGAGCAAGGTTTTAACATCGCCCGTAACGCGGCGCTGTTGGCAGAAGTGCCGCATTCTGTCCCAGCGATCACCGTCAATCGCTTGTGCGGTTCATCCATGCAGGCACTGCATGACGCAGCACGGATGATTATGACTGGCGATGCACAGGCATGTCTGGTCGGTGGCGTGGAGCATATGGGCCATGTGCCGATGAGTCACGGCGTCGATTTTCACCCCGGCCTGAGCCGCAATGTCGCCAAAGCGGCGGGCATGATGGGCTTAACGGCAGAAATGCTGGCGCGTATGCACGGTATCAGCCGTGAAATGCAGGATGCCTTTGCCGCGCGATCACACGCCCGCGCCTGGGCCGCCACGCAGTCGGGCGCATTTAAAAATGAAATCATCCCGACCGGTGGTCACGATGCCGACGGCGTCCTGAAGCAGTTTAATTACGACGAAGTGATTCGGCCGGAAACCACCGTGGAAGCCCTCGCCACGCTGCGTCCGGCGTTCGATCCAGTCAGCGGCACGGTAACGGCGGGTACGTCTTCCGCTCTCTCCGATGGCGCTGCAGCCATGCTGGTGATGAGTGAAAGCCGCGCCCGTGAATTAGGTCTTAAGCCACGCGCCCGCGTACGTTCGATGGCGGTCGTTGGTTGTGACCCGTCGATTATGGGTTACGGCCCGGTTCCAGCCTCGAAGCTGGCGCTGAAAAAAGCGGGGCTTTCTGCCAGCGATATCGGCGTGTTTGAAATGAATGAAGCTTTTGCCGCGCAGATCCTGCCATGTATTAAAGATCTGGGGCTAATGGAGCAGATTGACGAGAAGATCAACCTCAACGGTGGCGCGATCGCGCTGGGTCATCCGCTGGGTTGTTCCGGTGCGCGTATCAGCACCACGCTGCTGAATCTGATGGAACGCAAAGACGTTCAGTTTGGTCTGGCGACGATGTGTATCGGTCTGGGTCAGGGTATTGCAACGGTGTTTGAGCGGGTTTAACCACTTGCCGGATGCGGCGTGAATGCCTTATCCGGTCTACCGACCCGGCACTAATGTAGGCCTGATAAGACGCGCCAGCGCCGCATCAGGCATCGATTGCCGGATGCGGCGTAAACGCCTTATCCGGCCTACCGACCCGGCACCAATGTAGGCCTGATAAGACGCACCAGCGTCGCATCAGGCATCGTGCATCGATTGCCGGATGCGACATAGATCTAAATGCCACTGTATCACTGTATAAAGTTTTAGTTGCCGTTCTTCCCGCCTGTCAGGGGCGGGTTTTTTATATCTCAGATAAATGCAAACGCATCGCCAAACAGGCGATCTTCCCGCGCATTACGCTCGCTGCAAAACAGGTCACGGGCAATTTTCGCCATCTCAAAACGTCCGGCAATATAGATATCATGCTCTGCCAACGTACCATGATCCTGCAATACCGCCGTTAACACGGTGCCAGTACGCCCACGCCAGCCCGCTTCCGGTTGTTCAACCACCGGCACCACTTGCAAACCTGGATGCTTAAGCGAAAGCGCCTCAAGCTCGGAGAGATCATACAGATGCTGCTCTTCACGCCCGCCCCAGTAAATGGTGATATCACGGTTTGGGTTACGCGCCAACGCTGTCAGCAAAATCGAGCGGGCATAAGAGAACCCGGTGCCGCCCGCAATCAAAATCATCGGACGCTCTTCATCATCGCGCAGCCACGCTTCTCCGTGGGGAATATCGACCACGATTTGATGATCTTTGAGGATGCGGTCCATGACTGCTTTCGCGTAAAGGTTGATTTCAGAAGCGCCAATATGCAGCTCGATAAACTCTTTTTCATCCGGCGTCGAAGCCATTGAGAATGGACGTTTATCGCGCTCATCCATCACCACCATCAAATACTGACCAGCACGAAAAGAAAAGGCCGCGTCTGGCACGATGCGGACACGATATACGGTATCCGTGATAGCTTCTACCGAGGTCACTTTACAGCTTAAGGTTGTCATGCGCTTTCTCTGTCGGATCGATAAATAGGGCAAAACAAACGCGCATCAGGCGCTTTTACCGTTGTTAAAAATAGCCAGTTCATCCCAGATGGCGTCAATATGCGCGACAACATCTGGATCTTTTTTGATGGGACGTCCCCATTCACGCTGGGTTTCCCCCGGCCATTTATTCGTGGCATCCAGCCCCATTTTTGAACCCAGCCCGGAGACAGGCGAGGCAAAATCCAGATAATCAATAGGCGTATTTTCTACCAGAACAGTATCCCGAACCGGGTCCATACGGGTGGTAATCGCCCAAATCACATCGTTCCAGTCGCGTGCGTTGACGTCATCATCGCAAACGATCACAAATTTAGTGTACATAAACTGGCGTAAGAACGACCAGACACCCATCATGACGCGCTTCGCGTGTCCGGCGTACTGTTTTTTGATTGTCACTACCGCCAGACGATATGAACAGCCTTCCGGCGGCAGGTAAAAATCGACAATTTCCGGGAACTGTTTTTGCAGAATCGGCACGAACACTTCGTTCAACGCTACGCCCAGTACCGCGGGTTCATCTGGCGGACGCCCGGTATAGGTGGAATGGTAAATCGCATCTTCACGCTGGGTAATATGCGTCACGGTGAATACCGGGAAACTATCGACTTCGTTATAGTAACCGGTGTGGTCGCCATACGGCCCTTCCGGCGCCGTTTCACCTTGTTCGATATACCCTTCCAGCACAATCTCCGCACTGGCGGGCACTTCAAGGTCATTGGAGATACACTTCACCACTTCGGTCTTGGTGCCGCGCAGCAATCCGGCAAACGCATACTCTGAAAGCGTATCCGGAACGGGGGTGACTGCACCGAGAATCGTGGCGGGATCAGCACCCAGCGCCACAGAAACCGGGAAACGTTCGCCCGGATGCGCCGCACACCACTCCTGATAATCCAGCGCGCCGCCGCGATGCGACAGCCAGCGCATAATC
The nucleotide sequence above comes from Escherichia coli. Encoded proteins:
- the ubiD gene encoding 4-hydroxy-3-polyprenylbenzoate decarboxylase, which translates into the protein MDAMKYNDLRDFLTLLEQQGELKRITLPVDPHLEITEIADRTLRAGGPALLFENPKGYSMPVLCNLFGTPKRVAMGMGQEDVSALREVGKLLAFLKEPEPPKGFRDLFDKLPQFKQVLNMPTKRLRGAPCQQKIVSGDDVDLNRIPIMTCWPEDAAPLITWGLTVTRGPHKERQNLGIYRQQLIGKNKLIMRWLSHRGGALDYQEWCAAHPGERFPVSVALGADPATILGAVTPVPDTLSEYAFAGLLRGTKTEVVKCISNDLEVPASAEIVLEGYIEQGETAPEGPYGDHTGYYNEVDSFPVFTVTHITQREDAIYHSTYTGRPPDEPAVLGVALNEVFVPILQKQFPEIVDFYLPPEGCSYRLAVVTIKKQYAGHAKRVMMGVWSFLRQFMYTKFVIVCDDDVNARDWNDVIWAITTRMDPVRDTVLVENTPIDYLDFASPVSGLGSKMGLDATNKWPGETQREWGRPIKKDPDVVAHIDAIWDELAIFNNGKSA